CTTGATCAATCTGAACCCTACCGGCTCCCACCCGAGAAATGGAATAGGGTTTTCCATCGGCATCCACCATGGACTTAGCCGTCCCCATGACCACTGACTTTAGCTCGGCAACACTCAGCTCGGGATAGTACTGTTTCATCAAGGCCATGACTCCGGCGATATGAGGGCCCGACATGGAGGTCCCTGAAAACTTGACGGTCTCTTTCCCCTTCCCCATAGCCGCGGAAATAATATTGGCTCCTGGAGCGGCAATTTCTGGTTTTATCAAGGCATCTTCAGACCTGGGTCCACGGGAAGAAAAATCAGTTATGGTGTCAATCAAATTAGTTTTCTCTAGCAGTTTATCGAGCTTAAAATTAATCGAAACGGGCCCCGCCTTCAAAGCTTCTTTAATTCTTAAACCTAACTTCTTAGAAACCATAATAGCAGGAATATCAAATTTTCCAGTTCCACCCATGGAAAAAGGCTCGCCATCTTGATTGTTAACAACAACAACTCCGACGGCTCCAGCCTGTTCAGCACGATGAATCTTTTCTGAAAATGTAGATTCCCCTCTGTCTACCAAAGCCACCTTCTCATGAAGCAAAGCCTTTTCTTCTTCCGTCAAATCTTTATTTAGAGAGCCCACATACATGAAATTTCCTTGGGTTGACTCAAGATGAGCCAAAGGCTTGGACATGGAGGATTCCACTGCCTCTACAACTGTTTCTGACTTATCATTAAACTGAATAGATATCGCTTTAAACTTCCAATTGTGTTCCATGGAATCCACACTGGCTGCCACACTGATGGCTTCATCACTCACGCTGGGCGCCCCAACGATATAACTCGTGTCCCCTGAATTTCCAGCAGAGCAAACCACCACCGTTCCACCTAAGGTCAAATTTCTGATGGCTTGATTATAAAATATTTTAGGCCCTCCATAGTTTGAACCTAAGGACAAATTGACGACATCTAATCGATCATCCAAAACTTCATCCCCATCAGGATCTGCAGCGTATTCCAAAGCGGCAATCACCACTTCATCGGAGGTTGAACCTTCGGCACCAAAAACTTTAAGGGCATACAACAGGGCCGATGGCGCCACCCCATTATAGGAATTCGAACCATCACCGATTCCTGCCACTGTTCCGGCGACATGGGAACCATGCCCCCCTTCATCCATGGGATTACCGTCCATTTTAGGTATTCTTTGTGAAAAAACATCACTGGCTGCATTGAACTGAGTCCCAACAAAATCTAGACCGCCTACAACTTTTCGATTTGGAAACTGAGATGACTCCTTATCTGGAGAGACCTTGCTATAATCATCAATGTTCCCAGACCCACCTAGCATAGCATGGGTGTAATCAATACCTGTGTCGATAATTCCGACTCTGATATTTTGACCTTTAATGTTTTTGTCATAAGCGGTCTTTGCTCCCAAAAAAAGAGCAGAGTTATTCAAATTTAAACTGATAACCGAGGAGGCCACTTCCGCTGTTGCTGCTGTTGCCAGTGTCGCTGCTGTGGCCGGCATCACGGCTTTGGCGCGTTCGAAAGATTGAGATCTTTGAACCAAGTTCACTCCCGTAACCCCCTGGATCTTCTCGAGATCCTTTTCTGGCGCCACAATGGTCAGGGCATTGAGGACCATTTTATACCTATAGAGGATTAAAATTTCTGGATTAATTTCTTTTAATTTTGCGATCACCGCGGCCTGTTCGGCTTGAATCGCCCGAGACAATTCCTTATCGACGACGTTTTTTAATCTATCTATTTTTAATGCTGACAACAATGCCGGTTGTGACAATTTCAATAACAAAACGACATCACCCTTTTGTTGGGGACGATCACTAAAAATCTGGCTTGCCCTCTTTAAGTCTGGGCCAAACAAATTCAAGTTTGGTTTTTGTTGCGTGCATGATACGGTAAAAAGACTAGTTAAAATTAAGAAACAAAGAGAAGACCACATCCGTTGTGAAAAATCCATTTTTTCCCCCAGAATGATATTTGATACTTAATTCAAAGGTCCTGTCACCAAAACAAATTAAGCGCGCGGCAGAAAAAAATGCGTCATAAGGGAATATTATTATAGAAATTGTTTCTTCTTATTTACGAATCAAGAAAGGAATCTTTGAAGAAGTCGATTTGATAAAAATCAAATCTGGATCACATTTGATTTCTGAAAGTGGAAACTGTAATTTCTGCTCTACATTGATATCACAAGAAACCACTTCTTCATTTGTTAACAACCACCCATAAAGAAATGTCCTTTGTGAAGAGTCATCAAAGGCACAATCCTCCCATTGAATAAAATAATCGGGGGCCTGACACCCCCCCATATAAGCAATAGTTAAATTTAGAATTTTTTCTTTCGCCAAATAGTTTCCGTCTAAAACCCTGGCTGCAAAAAGACTTTCAGATAAAAATAAAGAAACCAAAATAGAAAGAAGTGAAAAAAAGCCAATTTTTAAATTCCTATTTTTCATATAATCTCCTTTGTAGAGCGAACTCGCGATTCTATGCACTTGTTTGAAAGCAAGTGCTTGAAAATTCGCTTCTAAAAACTTTTCATTTCGATAAGCTGAGGATGGTACTCTTTCCTTCCCATAAATTCATCTTCATCATAGTCATCAACCAAAATCACATCGTACCTAATGGCATCGGATTCTTTAATTAATTTAAGTTCATCCTCACTGATAACATTTTTAGCCCGAGCCTCTTCTAGAATTTCGTATATTTTCTTCCTAGGTAGGATCTTATCTTTGATCGCTTTTTTAATTTTCTTTTCTGCATTTTCAGCTTTTATTGAAACTCTAAAAGCATTCTCAAGACGAGCTAACTGCTGAGTCATATCGCTTGGCAAATGAATTCCACCCGTAATACGCTGCCTAAACTCACCATCTTGCATCACATCGGTTGAAATATGATGAGACCAACCATCACTGGCCTGACTTCCCACAGAATTAATCCGCGACCAAGCTCCCACCCATCCTTTTAAAAACCATCGCAATCCTGGGATTTTCAAATTATCAAAAATCCCATCAAAAGCTTCTTGAATTTTAGCTAAACCATATTTTAAGTTATAATGAACGACAGCTAAATCTTCTTTATTTCGACCTTCAGCTTCAAAACGGCGTAGGATACATGTCATGATATACATATGTGCCAACACATCTGCGAATCGACCAGTTAGCTTCTCGCGCAGCTTTAGGGCTCCTCCAAGGGATCCCATGGCCACATCCGACAGGATTGCAAAACTTGCCGAAACCCATTGCAGTCTTCTAAAATAAACACGCAGTTGAGGATGACAATCGGGTGAATTAGCAAGATAACCACGAGTCAATGACAACAAGATGCTTCGACAAAGATTTCTGACCACATGGCCCACATGACCCCAAAAAGCGGTATCAAAACCATTTAAATCATTAGCCTCTAAGGTCTTCACCTCATTGTAAGCAAAAGGATGGGCTCTCAATGCCCCCTGGCCAAAAATAATCAAGGTTCTTGTTAAAATATTAGCCCCTTCCACCGTAATCCCAATGGGAGTCGCTACATAAATTTCACCAATAAGATTTCGTGGGCCCAAGGAAATTCCAGAGCCACCCATCACGTCCATGCCATCATTAACAACTGACCTGCCTAACTCCGTTGAATAATACTTTTGAATGGCTGTGATCACCGGTGGCTTTATTCCTTTATCAAGAGCTCCAACGGTAAATTTCCTCATAGCCTCCAGTGCATATGTTTTCGCCGTGATCCTGGCCAAAGGCTCTTCAATACCTTCAAATTTTCCAATGCTCACACCAAATTGTCTTCGCACCACAGAATGTGCTGAAACCACTCTGGCAATCAGTTTAGAACCTCCTGTTGCTTGGGCGGGCAAACTGATACCTCTTCCAGCAGCAAGACACTCCATCAACATTTTCCAACCTTCGCCACAGCCAGCAGCCCCACCCACAACCGCGTCGACATCGACAATCACATCATGACCTTGGGTAGGACAATTATGAAATGGAATGGATAAAGGATCATGCCTTCGGCCAATGACGACGCCCGGAGTATTTGAAGGGATCAAGGCACAAGTAATTCCTAGATCTTCTCCTTTTCCTAAAATATTTCCCGGATCCCTGAGCTTAAACGCCAGACCAATCACTGTTGAAATCGATGCCAAGGTGATCCATCTTTTGTTCCAATTTAGCTTGATCTTTATTTTTCCCTGAGCGTCTTTAAAAATCACTCCACTTGAAGTGATGCTACCAGCATCAGAACCCGCCAAGGGTTCCGTTAAGCCAAAGCATGGCATGTCTGTCCCGACGGCTAATCGAGGTAGGTAATAATTTTTCTGCTGATCCGTTCCGTAATGGACAAGCAGCTCCGCAGGCCCCAGCGAATTAGGAACCATCACCGAAATCGTTGCAGGTAGCGATCTTGAAGACAACTTCATAATCACTTCCGAGTGACAGAGCGCCGAAAAACCCAGCCCACCATACTCTTTTGGGATAATCATCCCCAGAAATTTTTCATGCTTAATAAAATCCCAGACTTCCTTAGGCATTTCACGATCGCGCCAAATTTTCCAAGGTTGGAGCATTTTACAAAGCTGCTCAACAGGCCCGTCAATAAATGCTTTTTCTTCACTTGTTAGATCTGGATAAGACTCTTTCATCAGATTTTCAAAATTTGGTTTTCCCGAAAACAAATCTTTTTCAATCCAAACAACTCCCGCATCCAGAGCGATTCTCTCTGTTTCTGAAATTTTAGGGATAAAATCAAATTTTTTAAATAACTTCACCACCAAGGCGGTTACTGTGTGCGTGCGAACGGGTTTTAAAACAAACACTAATAAAAGAATCACTGCCACAACCAAGGACCACAGGGGCAACCCCAGACCCACCATGTAAATCAAAATAGCTAGGGACCACAAAATCATGGGTGCCCCCACGTATCCCAACATCAGCGCTGCTAACAGTCCTACAAGCAAACTCCAGCCCATAAAGGCTTGCAAAAAACCAAATGCCTCCATAAAGAATCCTTTCTTTTGAATTCACAAATAAAATTCACAAATTAATACAGCTATGTGGTATTAAAACTCTTAAATTCTTCTGAAGCAAGCCCGATTTAAAAATTATTTGGGCCCTTTATTTAGATTCAGGAGTTTGTTGTGGTTCTGGTGACTTGACCGCAGGTGCTGCTGGTTCTGCAGGCAAATTGCTTTCAACTGGCTGAGCCATTTGCTCTTGTGAAGGTTGTTGCTCTACGGGGGCTGACCCTGCTGGCGCCTGCTCCGAAGTCGCTGCCGGCGTTTCTTCGTTTTTGATCTCTTCGGGTTTGTTTTTAGAACAAGTAAAACCTGTTGCAAAAGAAAGCGCGATCAATGAAGCCATAACTAGTAATTTCATATTTTTCCTTTATCTAAACTAAATATTAATTTTGGTTGTCACAATTCTCCGTGTATCAAATCAAAACCTTGATTGATTATCAATCAAATTTTATTTTTAATACACATCACATTAATAACCACTTCCACACTAAATGGAATGCCAACACTAAGAACAACTACAAAAGAAAAAGAGCCAATTTTTTTCGATTGGCTCTTTTTCTTCTTTTCTTTACTTTTTGTTTTTACGCTTTATTTTTTATATTTATTTTGAAATTCAAATTACTTATTTTTTCAAATCACTTCCTATTTTCTAAATTAAGCTTCTAAATTAAGCTTCTAAATTAAGTTGCTATCTCAAGCTACTATCTTAAGCCGCAGAATTCTTTCCCTTGGCATGATGATTGACTCTGCCTTGATTCGGAAGTTGATTCTTACCGGAAGAACCTCCTCTGGAGACATTTTTCCTTTGCTGGTGAAGCCCCTTATTATTCTCAAAATTATCGGCTCGTCTTCCTTGCACGACATAAACTAAATCTTCCACGATTCCTTTTAAAATAACCGCTTCAGATGAAAGCTGCTGCGCCGAGGTTGAAGCTTCTTGACTGGTAGTCGTGTTTTGCTGATTTACTGTATCTAACTGACCCATGGCCTTGTTGATCTCTGTCACCCCTTGGGCTTGTTCTTTACTCGCTTGCGAGATTTCTTGAGACAATGTGGAAACCTTAGAAACATTATGAACAATCTCATTTAAAACATCAGAACATTGACGAGCCACCCTGACTCCAGACTCCACTTTTCCTTTTCCTTGAGCCACAAGAAGTTCCACTTTTGACTTGGTTTCGTTCACAATAAAATCCACTTTGGAAATACTTCCATCTAACATATCGGAGATTTCTTTGGCTGCATTACCACTCATCTGTGCCAAGTTACCTACTTCTTCAGCAACAACCGCGAATCCCTTACCGTGCTCTCCTGCCCGCGCAGCTTCCACCGAGGCATTAAAAGATAATAATTTAGTCTGAAACACAATTTCATTGATCACTTTTGTCTTATTACCAATTTCTTGAATCACTCTGACGATCTCGCCCATCTTTTGATTACTTTCGTTTATCTGTGCCATGATAGATTCATTACTTTGACTGATTTCATCCATCGAGGTTAGCATTTGATCAACGGCGATACGGCCCTCTTCAGCCTTTTGCTGAGATTCTGTGGAACTAATGGCAGTCGAATTAGCACTCTCTGCCGCTTTAGAAATCATCGCGCTAATTTCCTCTAAGGAGGCCGCCGTTTCCTCTAGAGACGAAGACTGCTCTGTGGCCGCCTCGGAAACGCTCATAGATGATTGTGAAACATGGGTCGCCACTTCGGCTACTTTTTCAGAAGTACTTTGCAACGAAGCAATCGAGGTATTGATCGGATTCACAATTTTCGAAATTAGAAACGTAAAAATCAATATCGATAGCAATCCCACAACTCCTGAAACCACGACAGTGGTCCAAAATAAAGTTCTCATGCTCTTAATGCCATCAAGCGATTGATCTTTATTTTCTTTCTCAACTTGATCTAATAGGGCGTTCAAAGGCTCCAAGGCTCCACGGTCAATTCCCTTGACAGCTTCATCTGCAGATGCCGCATCAAACTTACTAGGATTGATAAACTCCGTTCTCGCGGCTTTGTACTTTGACTCCAATTCCTTGATCTTAGAATTAAAGCTATCTAACTGAGATAAGTGCGCCTTATCTGTTTTTCCTCTAAGGGTGTTTACTTTTTCATAAATACTCACCAGGGCTTTATCAAAGGCATTTGCATGTTTATCATAGGCTTCTTTTTTACTGCCTCGTAACAAGGTGTTTTTCCATTCCTGTATCATGTGACTAAAATCCTTTTGAATGGAAGCCACAGAGTCCGAAAACTCTAAGCCTTCTTGAGTGTCTTTGGCAGACTCCAATGCTTGATGATAGGATCTATACAATCCAAAAACGCCCACAGCTATTGATAAGACAATCGCTACAATTAAACTAAACAAGATTTTGGCTTTAAATGACTTGACCATGAGATACCCCTCTGATTGATTTTCTTTTGTTTTAGACTTAGCAAAATGAGGATCGACATATTATTTTTTATCTTGAGACCTATTTTAATTTAGTTCTATCTTCCAACTATCCTTCAATAGAAATAACAATTATTGTTTTGTTTTTGCCAGAATTTGTCTTAACTTTTGACAAGTTGATGAAAATTTCAATTTTATAATGACTCTACCCACTTTAAATTGATCTTGCTGATGCACTGGACTTGGCCCATGGCTTGCTGACTTTTATGGCGCTAACTGTTTTTTTAACCCTAATTTGTTTTTTAAAGAGGTACGTATGGGATTTTTTTCCAATTTATTTCAAGCTTTTTCCCATGGTGGATTTGTCATGTGGATTATTTTTTTCGGTCAAATCTTTTCTATAGCGATCATTGTTGAAAGAATTTACGTTCTTTTTCTCTCTCGATCTCTGAACAACAGAAATATGGCTCTCCAATTTGAGGAAGATATTAAAAAAGGAAACCTTGATACCGTTCTCTCTAAGGCCAAGTCCCTTTCTAAAAAAGACTATGCCCTTGGAAAAGCTATTGTTGCAGGGACTCAAGCCGCCGTTCACCGAGGCGGCAGCCAAGAGATTCAATCAAAGATGGATGAGGTCTTACTTTCAGAGACCTCTCAAGTTGAAAAGCGTACTGGTTTTCTGGCGGCCATTGGTAACATCGCCACCCTAGCAGGTCTCTTAGGAACGATCATGGGTCTTATTGATTCTTTTTCTGCTGTAGCCAACAGCAATCCTATAGAAAAAGCGGCACTCCTATCTAACGGTATTTCAATGGCCATGTATGCGACAGCCTATGGATTGTTGGTTGCTATTCCTGCCCTCGTTATGTTTGCCGTCTTACAAAACAGAGCTCAATCCCTGACGGAAGATTTAAACCAAACAGCCTTAATGGTCTATAATTGGTTAACCTATAGTTACGAACCTGTTTCTAAAAAAATCCCTCGTACTTTTGATTACCGTCAAGCTGATTTTCATGAATAAAAGAAATTAGGATAGGAGGTATTTATGGGAATGTCTGGTCAGTCTTACTCTAAGAAAGATTTGAATTTTGAACTTAATTTACTTCCTGTATTTGACATCCTTTCTGTATGTATCTGTTTTTTATTGATGACCGTGGTGTGGGTGGAGATCAGGTCCCTTGAAACAAAGCAAGTGATTGGTAGCCAAGGCCTGGCAGAGACGGAAACGAGAGAAAGCCTCTGGATTAGCTTGGATCAGGAAAACAACCTCACTCTGAACCTGCAATCGCCAAAAAAATTACAAGACGGCACCTCTTCCCCTTCGGCCTCTACCTCTAGAAAATCTTATTCCTTGATGGCGGCGAAAGGTCAAATTGACTGGAACAAGATGAGTTTGTATTTAAAATCGATTGCCAATAACAAAATCGAAATCGCGCAACTTCTTCCAACAAAAAAAACCAAGTACGATGAAATCATCAAGCTTATGGATCTTCTAAAACAAAATGGCTTTAAGGATATTGGTTTATCACCTATATAGTTGCAACTAAATGAAGGAAATGAACTTACATGAAAGCAAGTGTTTTAAAAAACCAAATAATAAACAGCCCGCTTCAACTGCAAAAGCGAATTCAAGCCTCTGGAGCTTCCCCTAAAGGTAAAAGCCTCTCCTTTGTGATGAACTTAACAACACTCATTGATGCTTTTTGTATTTTAGTCATTTTTTTACTTTCCAACATGAACGGACAGCTACAACATTTTCA
Above is a genomic segment from Deltaproteobacteria bacterium containing:
- a CDS encoding S8 family serine peptidase, which gives rise to MDFSQRMWSSLCFLILTSLFTVSCTQQKPNLNLFGPDLKRASQIFSDRPQQKGDVVLLLKLSQPALLSALKIDRLKNVVDKELSRAIQAEQAAVIAKLKEINPEILILYRYKMVLNALTIVAPEKDLEKIQGVTGVNLVQRSQSFERAKAVMPATAATLATAATAEVASSVISLNLNNSALFLGAKTAYDKNIKGQNIRVGIIDTGIDYTHAMLGGSGNIDDYSKVSPDKESSQFPNRKVVGGLDFVGTQFNAASDVFSQRIPKMDGNPMDEGGHGSHVAGTVAGIGDGSNSYNGVAPSALLYALKVFGAEGSTSDEVVIAALEYAADPDGDEVLDDRLDVVNLSLGSNYGGPKIFYNQAIRNLTLGGTVVVCSAGNSGDTSYIVGAPSVSDEAISVAASVDSMEHNWKFKAISIQFNDKSETVVEAVESSMSKPLAHLESTQGNFMYVGSLNKDLTEEEKALLHEKVALVDRGESTFSEKIHRAEQAGAVGVVVVNNQDGEPFSMGGTGKFDIPAIMVSKKLGLRIKEALKAGPVSINFKLDKLLEKTNLIDTITDFSSRGPRSEDALIKPEIAAPGANIISAAMGKGKETVKFSGTSMSGPHIAGVMALMKQYYPELSVAELKSVVMGTAKSMVDADGKPYSISRVGAGRVQIDQALSATLASATSALSLGDVRIDSQKMLLKNLNLKNIKPEPIKVTAVFEGNPALTMEPQEISLDPRAEVAVSLKFTLLASLLKKSATGNSATVNSATELDGYVKFYKDKEKDKTEVFRLPLLAVVRKISGISANSLMIQSTSQVDSDGALAELSLSNLSGQKGITYPMNLIMTDDRKKDPTQDEFKSKACDLQSVGYKVVGDKLYVGFKLYQQVTSWNLCELNMQIDSDRDGVPDQEIVGVPMSRLEGLPASGKFVTLNLDASMIRNLRTAFEKQNDKSKESESPKRPNYLKAVNDVQEMIYYDHSSIAMLIVDMNKIKRDPTGEVFVKLATSSLEEYAIEGDDYLGNDQNQWRKMDLSAKGQSFIFDQLSLELEGHQNKVLSFTKGQGFGELILLTPTNRSVLNVLSSDDQLEIVKARYMN
- a CDS encoding acyl-CoA dehydrogenase, coding for MEAFGFLQAFMGWSLLVGLLAALMLGYVGAPMILWSLAILIYMVGLGLPLWSLVVAVILLLVFVLKPVRTHTVTALVVKLFKKFDFIPKISETERIALDAGVVWIEKDLFSGKPNFENLMKESYPDLTSEEKAFIDGPVEQLCKMLQPWKIWRDREMPKEVWDFIKHEKFLGMIIPKEYGGLGFSALCHSEVIMKLSSRSLPATISVMVPNSLGPAELLVHYGTDQQKNYYLPRLAVGTDMPCFGLTEPLAGSDAGSITSSGVIFKDAQGKIKIKLNWNKRWITLASISTVIGLAFKLRDPGNILGKGEDLGITCALIPSNTPGVVIGRRHDPLSIPFHNCPTQGHDVIVDVDAVVGGAAGCGEGWKMLMECLAAGRGISLPAQATGGSKLIARVVSAHSVVRRQFGVSIGKFEGIEEPLARITAKTYALEAMRKFTVGALDKGIKPPVITAIQKYYSTELGRSVVNDGMDVMGGSGISLGPRNLIGEIYVATPIGITVEGANILTRTLIIFGQGALRAHPFAYNEVKTLEANDLNGFDTAFWGHVGHVVRNLCRSILLSLTRGYLANSPDCHPQLRVYFRRLQWVSASFAILSDVAMGSLGGALKLREKLTGRFADVLAHMYIMTCILRRFEAEGRNKEDLAVVHYNLKYGLAKIQEAFDGIFDNLKIPGLRWFLKGWVGAWSRINSVGSQASDGWSHHISTDVMQDGEFRQRITGGIHLPSDMTQQLARLENAFRVSIKAENAEKKIKKAIKDKILPRKKIYEILEEARAKNVISEDELKLIKESDAIRYDVILVDDYDEDEFMGRKEYHPQLIEMKSF
- a CDS encoding acylneuraminate cytidylyltransferase, whose amino-acid sequence is MKLLVMASLIALSFATGFTCSKNKPEEIKNEETPAATSEQAPAGSAPVEQQPSQEQMAQPVESNLPAEPAAPAVKSPEPQQTPESK
- a CDS encoding methyl-accepting chemotaxis protein, which translates into the protein MVKSFKAKILFSLIVAIVLSIAVGVFGLYRSYHQALESAKDTQEGLEFSDSVASIQKDFSHMIQEWKNTLLRGSKKEAYDKHANAFDKALVSIYEKVNTLRGKTDKAHLSQLDSFNSKIKELESKYKAARTEFINPSKFDAASADEAVKGIDRGALEPLNALLDQVEKENKDQSLDGIKSMRTLFWTTVVVSGVVGLLSILIFTFLISKIVNPINTSIASLQSTSEKVAEVATHVSQSSMSVSEAATEQSSSLEETAASLEEISAMISKAAESANSTAISSTESQQKAEEGRIAVDQMLTSMDEISQSNESIMAQINESNQKMGEIVRVIQEIGNKTKVINEIVFQTKLLSFNASVEAARAGEHGKGFAVVAEEVGNLAQMSGNAAKEISDMLDGSISKVDFIVNETKSKVELLVAQGKGKVESGVRVARQCSDVLNEIVHNVSKVSTLSQEISQASKEQAQGVTEINKAMGQLDTVNQQNTTTSQEASTSAQQLSSEAVILKGIVEDLVYVVQGRRADNFENNKGLHQQRKNVSRGGSSGKNQLPNQGRVNHHAKGKNSAA
- a CDS encoding MotA/TolQ/ExbB proton channel family protein codes for the protein MGFFSNLFQAFSHGGFVMWIIFFGQIFSIAIIVERIYVLFLSRSLNNRNMALQFEEDIKKGNLDTVLSKAKSLSKKDYALGKAIVAGTQAAVHRGGSQEIQSKMDEVLLSETSQVEKRTGFLAAIGNIATLAGLLGTIMGLIDSFSAVANSNPIEKAALLSNGISMAMYATAYGLLVAIPALVMFAVLQNRAQSLTEDLNQTALMVYNWLTYSYEPVSKKIPRTFDYRQADFHE
- a CDS encoding biopolymer transporter ExbD gives rise to the protein MGMSGQSYSKKDLNFELNLLPVFDILSVCICFLLMTVVWVEIRSLETKQVIGSQGLAETETRESLWISLDQENNLTLNLQSPKKLQDGTSSPSASTSRKSYSLMAAKGQIDWNKMSLYLKSIANNKIEIAQLLPTKKTKYDEIIKLMDLLKQNGFKDIGLSPI